One stretch of Accipiter gentilis chromosome 20, bAccGen1.1, whole genome shotgun sequence DNA includes these proteins:
- the ZNF622 gene encoding cytoplasmic 60S subunit biogenesis factor ZNF622: MATYTCITCRVAFKDADIQRAHYKTDWHRYNLKRKVADMPPVTAENFQERVLAQRAVAEEQNKVTATYCTVCSKRFSTFNAYENHLKSKKHLELEKKAVQAVSKKVKILNEKNLEKGLALESVNKDEMNAAIQQAIRAQPSSSPKKTPLPPGNASSSPVSTGSPILSQSRERWEKPPRVQWFEQQAKKLAKQQAEEEEDMEEDWEDMDSDEDIGSEEEMESVGEEEEEQAEAESSSAVGAIPVTDCLFCPHHSRSLTKNVAHMTKVHSFFIPDIEYLVDLRGLIKYLGEKVGVGKICIWCNEKGKSFYSTEAVQAHMNDKSHCKLFTDGDAALEFADFYDFRSSYPDHKDGEDAEVPGERPPERELDYDDDTMELILPSGARVGHRSLMRYYKQRFGPSRTVAVVKNKKAVGRVLQQYRALGWTNQTGTVFAQQRDMQYLQRMKSKWMLKTGMSNNATKQMHFRVQVRF; the protein is encoded by the exons ATGGCAACCTACACTTGTATCACTTGCCGTGTGGCTTTCAAGGATGCTGACATTCAGCGTGCCCATTACAAAACTGACTGGCACAGATACAACCTGAAGCGTAAGGTTGCTGACATGCCTCCTGTGACTGCTGAGAATTTCCAAGAGAGAGTCCTAGCGCAGAGAGCAGTAGCAGAGGAGCAGAACAAAGTCACTGCCACTTACTGCACAGTTTGCAGCAAGAGATTCTCCACCTTCAATGCCTACGAGAATCACTTGAAGTCCAAGAAGCACCTGGAGTTGGAGAAGAAAGCTGTTCAAGCTGTCAGCAAGAAGgtgaaaatattaaatgaaaagaaCCTGGAAAAGGGACTGGCCCTGGAGAGTGTAAACAAAGATGAAATGAACGCAGCTATTCAGCAAGCCATCAGAGCTCAGCCATCTTCATCTCCGAAGAAGACACCTTTACCTCCTGGTAATGCAAGTAGCTCTCCAGTTTCTACGGGAAGCCCCATCTTATCACAGAGTAGAGAACGATGGGAAAAACCTCCACGGGTACAGTGGTTTGAACAGCAGGCAAAGAAGCTGGCCAAACAacaagcagaggaagaagaggatatGGAAGAAG ACTGGGAAGATATGGATTCTGATGAAGACATCGGCTCTGAAGAAGAGATGGAAAgtgtgggagaagaggaggaggagcaggcagaAGCTGAAAGCTCTTCTGCTGTTGGGGCCATACCAGTCACGGACTGCTTGTTCTGTCCCCATCATTCAAGATCTCTCACGAAAAATGTGGCCCATATGACAAAAGTTCACAGTTTCTTCATTCCAGACATAGAGTACCTTGTGGATCTCAGAGGACTAATCAAATACCTGG GAGAGAAGGTTGGTGTTGGGAAAATCTGCATCTGGtgcaatgaaaaaggaaaatccttCTACTCTACAGAAGCAGTACAGGCTCACATGAATGATAAAAGTCACTGCAAACTCTTCACAGACGGAGATGCTGCCCTGGAATTTGCAGACTTCtatgattttag GAGTAGTTACCCTGATCACAAGGATGGGGAAGATGCGGAGGTGCCTGGAGAGCGCCCACCAGAGAGAGAGTTAGATTATGATGACGACACCATGGAGCTGATCCTTCCTTCAG GTGCAAGAGTGGGTCATCGTTCTTTAATGAGATACTACAAGCAACGGTTTGGTCCGTCAAGAACAGTGGCTGTtgtgaaaaataagaaagcagtGGGACGGGTGTTGCAGCAGTACAGAGCTTTGGGCTGGACAAATCAAACAG